In Nitrososphaerota archaeon, a single genomic region encodes these proteins:
- a CDS encoding cytosine permease, giving the protein MSDKPVAVEKVGIEHVTEEQRHGSPGRNFTLWFAANLTVADYVIGVLTTAVFHLPLSQAIPIFLFGNLLGGLFLGFAAAMGPSLGFPQMLSSRASFGRFGNYLPGGLNWVSTVGWFTVNTILATEAVQVLYPGANFAVVAVLLVVVQVLIAVYGHDFIHLFEKVMAVVLGLLFLWLFYLATPDLGPAASVGSPAGIGVLATVFAIVFSYLMSWAPYASDYSRYIPSGASRRKILVLALAGGAASSFAIEAIGGIVGVLSPPHALPSGGLNYFGALNSFAGSSGALAMLTIILGALAANALNLYTNALSALVLDVKARRWVTVVAGGVVGLALTIVFGSDFEPFFENFLLALAYWITPWLGVILVDFYLARRTSVESTLGAPRIDGPALGVYLVSLLVSVPFMVPLLSYSFPVGSLASVFGGADLSYFVSFAVAVALTYAVRRRSLRV; this is encoded by the coding sequence TTGTCTGACAAGCCGGTCGCGGTCGAGAAGGTCGGAATCGAGCACGTAACGGAGGAGCAGCGCCACGGTTCTCCCGGGCGGAACTTCACCCTCTGGTTCGCCGCCAACCTCACCGTCGCAGACTACGTGATCGGGGTGCTGACAACGGCGGTCTTCCATCTGCCGCTTAGCCAGGCGATCCCTATCTTCCTGTTTGGCAACCTCCTCGGAGGCCTGTTTCTCGGTTTCGCCGCGGCCATGGGGCCGAGCCTTGGATTCCCACAGATGCTCTCGTCGCGGGCGTCGTTCGGTCGGTTCGGGAACTACCTGCCTGGGGGTCTGAACTGGGTCAGCACGGTGGGCTGGTTCACTGTGAACACGATCCTGGCCACCGAGGCGGTCCAGGTCCTTTACCCAGGCGCCAACTTCGCCGTGGTGGCGGTTCTGCTCGTGGTCGTCCAGGTCCTCATCGCCGTCTACGGTCACGACTTCATCCACCTCTTCGAGAAGGTCATGGCGGTCGTCCTCGGCCTCCTCTTCCTATGGCTGTTCTACCTGGCGACTCCAGACCTCGGGCCCGCGGCCTCGGTCGGTTCGCCGGCTGGCATCGGGGTCCTGGCTACGGTCTTCGCCATCGTCTTTTCATATCTGATGTCTTGGGCTCCCTACGCCTCCGACTACTCGAGGTACATCCCTTCGGGAGCGTCGAGGAGGAAGATCCTAGTCCTGGCCCTTGCGGGAGGAGCTGCTTCGTCCTTTGCCATCGAGGCGATAGGGGGAATCGTCGGGGTCCTCTCCCCACCCCACGCCCTTCCGAGCGGCGGGCTCAATTACTTCGGCGCCCTCAATTCGTTCGCTGGCTCGTCCGGGGCCCTGGCCATGCTGACGATAATCCTGGGGGCCCTGGCCGCGAACGCGCTCAACCTTTACACCAACGCCCTATCCGCGTTGGTGCTCGACGTCAAGGCCCGGCGCTGGGTGACAGTCGTAGCGGGCGGTGTGGTCGGCTTGGCCCTAACAATTGTATTCGGCTCCGACTTCGAACCCTTCTTCGAGAACTTCCTCCTCGCCCTCGCCTACTGGATCACGCCATGGCTCGGAGTCATCCTGGTCGACTTCTACCTCGCTAGGCGGACTTCGGTTGAAAGCACTCTCGGGGCGCCTCGAATCGACGGCCCCGCCCTCGGAGTCTACCTCGTTTCGCTCCTTGTATCGGTGCCATTCATGGTGCCCCTCCTGTCGTACTCCTTCCCGGTTGGCTCCCTCGCCTCAGTCTTCGGAGGGGCAGACTTGAGCTACTTCGTCTCGTTCGCCGTGGCCGTGGCCCTCACCTACGCTGTCCGGAGACGCTCCCTGCGTGTTTAA
- a CDS encoding glycosyltransferase 87 family protein, with translation MQGRKSLYFAGSSVLAATVLSIFLHSSLSSPNLYSDIGSFWGRDWIRAGLFPNLSQNTFFEYPPLASYFLYFARAVGGSYDGYYAVFSVLSLCTAVGIGWSSWRLAKALGRELNPVYFILPSMVVYGLYSFDLFNAFLIVLSLQFFVEGKKTASGIALALAVSTKLVGILLLPIFLMGMNGSRRRRRYLLVVAIVVLLTYAPFLILNFGYFSQFLSFFRTWGLEDAWYVWIFQNPATWGYAKAFGLGLTCLLLFFVYTRRLEVTTKSFLALSAYLVGTYLYAPQFSLMLIPLVAVLDLRNPAVFFWDAFNVLIILTWFGVSNPTMAGTLPQAVALIRTGMLAVMMAALLKSNGVWFPPRFHLGGGKVEKPSDLL, from the coding sequence GTGCAAGGAAGAAAGAGCCTTTACTTTGCAGGCTCCTCTGTCCTGGCAGCAACTGTCTTAAGCATCTTTCTCCACTCTTCTCTTTCTTCGCCAAACCTCTACAGCGACATTGGGTCGTTTTGGGGCCGAGACTGGATTCGCGCCGGGCTTTTTCCCAATCTCTCCCAGAACACCTTCTTCGAGTACCCGCCCCTGGCAAGCTACTTCCTCTACTTCGCCAGGGCCGTCGGCGGGAGTTATGATGGTTACTACGCCGTCTTCAGTGTCCTGAGCCTTTGCACCGCCGTGGGAATCGGTTGGTCATCCTGGCGGCTTGCCAAGGCCTTGGGGAGGGAATTGAACCCAGTCTACTTCATACTTCCCAGCATGGTAGTCTACGGCCTCTACAGCTTCGACCTCTTCAACGCCTTCCTCATCGTACTGAGCCTCCAGTTCTTCGTGGAGGGCAAGAAGACTGCATCAGGTATCGCGCTCGCGCTGGCGGTCTCGACCAAACTGGTCGGAATACTTCTACTTCCTATCTTCCTGATGGGCATGAACGGCTCAAGGCGGAGGAGAAGGTACTTGCTCGTGGTCGCAATCGTCGTCCTCCTAACCTATGCTCCCTTCCTAATCCTCAACTTCGGGTATTTCTCTCAATTTCTGTCCTTCTTCCGGACCTGGGGCCTGGAGGACGCCTGGTATGTCTGGATATTCCAGAATCCCGCGACCTGGGGATACGCGAAGGCCTTCGGCCTCGGCCTCACCTGCCTCCTTCTCTTCTTTGTCTACACCCGGAGGCTCGAGGTGACCACGAAGTCATTTCTTGCACTCTCCGCGTATCTGGTGGGGACCTACCTCTACGCGCCACAGTTCAGCCTGATGCTGATTCCACTGGTCGCAGTATTGGACCTCAGGAATCCCGCGGTATTCTTCTGGGACGCTTTCAACGTGCTTATCATCCTGACGTGGTTCGGTGTCTCAAACCCGACGATGGCTGGCACTCTACCCCAGGCCGTCGCCCTGATTCGGACCGGGATGCTGGCAGTGATGATGGCAGCTTTGCTGAAATCCAACGGCGTATGGTTCCCCCCGCGCTTTCACCTCGGGGGAGGGAAAGTCGAAAAGCCGAGCGACCTTCTTTGA